A region from the Hypericibacter adhaerens genome encodes:
- a CDS encoding sugar phosphate isomerase/epimerase family protein has protein sequence MIQVGIFTGYFPYTLKEQAQKIRALGFNTVQLDLAFKDIDFSTPDSITKEKAKTVRETFRDHDLPICCISGYTNITHPNPAERKKRLDYLKAIIRNARNFGTPYVISETGTFNTESDWVAHPKNKTEEGFQECKAVIKELSQLAYDHGAQFLLETYVNNVVGSVEETVRLFAEVDHPGLGLLMDPTNYFESHNIDRMDGILKQIFDTLADKIRISHAKDVKRSGSDKSEKHADIDAAESHTFRGVGEIELPAPGLGSLNYDYYLKRLSEKHPNIPIIIEHLDESDVPRAKKFIDGKLRAQGL, from the coding sequence ATGATCCAGGTCGGCATTTTCACGGGATATTTCCCCTACACGCTCAAGGAGCAGGCGCAGAAGATCCGGGCGCTCGGCTTCAACACGGTCCAGCTCGATCTCGCCTTCAAGGACATCGATTTCTCGACGCCGGACTCCATCACCAAGGAGAAGGCGAAGACGGTGCGCGAGACCTTCCGCGACCACGATCTGCCGATCTGCTGCATCTCGGGCTATACCAACATCACCCACCCGAACCCCGCCGAGCGGAAGAAGCGCCTCGACTATCTCAAGGCGATCATCCGCAACGCCCGCAATTTCGGCACGCCCTACGTCATCTCGGAGACGGGCACCTTCAACACGGAGTCCGACTGGGTCGCCCATCCGAAGAACAAGACCGAGGAGGGCTTCCAGGAATGCAAGGCGGTGATCAAGGAGCTGTCGCAGCTCGCCTATGACCATGGCGCCCAGTTCCTGCTCGAGACCTATGTGAACAACGTGGTGGGCTCGGTCGAGGAGACGGTGCGGCTTTTCGCCGAGGTGGATCATCCCGGCCTCGGCCTGCTGATGGACCCGACCAACTATTTCGAGTCCCACAACATCGACCGCATGGACGGGATCCTGAAGCAGATCTTCGACACGCTCGCCGACAAGATCCGCATCTCCCATGCCAAGGACGTGAAGCGCTCGGGCAGCGACAAGTCGGAGAAGCATGCCGATATCGACGCCGCGGAATCGCACACCTTCCGCGGCGTCGGCGAGATCGAGCTGCCGGCCCCGGGCCTGGGTTCGCTCAATTACGACTATTACCTGAAGCGCCTCAGCGAGAAGCACCCGAACATCCCGATCATCATCGAGCATCTCGACGAATCGGACGTGCCGCGCGCGAAGAAGTTCATCGACGGCAAGCTGCGCGCCCAGGGGCTTTGA